From a region of the Synechococcus sp. RS9916 genome:
- a CDS encoding long-chain acyl-[acyl-carrier-protein] reductase, whose protein sequence is MFGLIGHSTSFEAARRKASELGFDHIAEGDLDVWCSAPPQLVEHVEVTSATGKTITGAYIDSCFVPEMLSRFKTARRKVLNAMELAQKKGINITALGGFTSIIFENFNLLQHQHVRSTTLEWERFTTGNTHTAWVISRQVENNAPLLGIDLSSAKVAVVGATGDIGSAVCRWLSQRTGVGELLLVARQQQPLLDLQQELGGGRILSLDEALPEADVVVWVASMPRTLEIDAASLRKPCLMIDGGYPKNLDAKVASAGVHVLKGGIVEFGSDIGWSMMEIAEMEKPQRQMFACFAEAMLLDFEECHTNFSWGRNNITLEKMDFIGEASVRHGFSTLNLNPQPQAAVA, encoded by the coding sequence ATGTTTGGTCTGATCGGACACTCCACCAGCTTTGAGGCCGCAAGGCGCAAGGCCTCTGAGCTCGGGTTCGATCACATCGCCGAAGGTGATCTGGATGTTTGGTGCAGTGCGCCTCCCCAGCTTGTTGAGCACGTCGAGGTGACCAGCGCCACTGGCAAGACGATCACCGGTGCCTACATTGATTCCTGCTTCGTGCCGGAGATGTTGAGCCGCTTCAAAACGGCGCGGCGCAAGGTGCTCAATGCGATGGAGCTGGCTCAGAAGAAGGGCATCAACATCACGGCTCTGGGGGGCTTCACCTCCATCATTTTCGAGAATTTCAACCTGCTGCAGCACCAGCATGTGCGCAGCACAACCTTGGAGTGGGAGCGGTTCACCACCGGCAACACCCACACCGCCTGGGTGATCAGTCGTCAGGTGGAGAACAACGCGCCCTTGCTGGGCATTGATCTGTCCTCAGCCAAGGTGGCCGTGGTTGGTGCCACCGGTGATATCGGCAGCGCTGTGTGCCGATGGCTTTCGCAGCGCACTGGTGTTGGTGAGTTGCTTTTGGTGGCACGCCAGCAACAGCCTTTGCTCGATCTTCAGCAGGAGCTTGGCGGTGGTCGCATCCTGAGTCTGGATGAGGCTTTGCCCGAGGCTGATGTGGTGGTGTGGGTGGCCAGCATGCCGCGCACGCTTGAAATCGATGCCGCATCGCTCCGTAAGCCCTGTTTGATGATTGATGGGGGCTACCCGAAGAACCTGGATGCCAAGGTCGCCAGTGCAGGGGTGCATGTGCTCAAGGGCGGCATTGTCGAGTTCGGCAGTGATATCGGCTGGTCGATGATGGAAATTGCTGAGATGGAGAAGCCTCAGCGCCAGATGTTTGCCTGTTTCGCAGAGGCAATGCTGCTTGACTTCGAGGAGTGCCACACCAACTTCAGTTGGGGGCGCAACAACATCACCCTTGAAAAAATGGATTTCATCGGTGAAGCCTCTGTGAGACACGGGTTCTCCACCCTCAATCTCAACCCCCAGCCTCAGGCTGCCGTCGCCTGA
- a CDS encoding acetyl-CoA carboxylase carboxyltransferase subunit alpha, protein MARRHLLEFEKPLVELEQQIEQIRELARSSEVDVSQQLLQLETLAARRREEIFSNLTPAQKIQVARHPHRPSTLDYIQMFCDDWVELHGDRRGSDDQALVGGVGRIGDRSVLLLGHQKGRDTKENVARNFGMATPGGYRKALRLMDHADRFRLPILSFIDTPGAYAGLLAEEQGQGEAIAVNLREMFRLRVPIIATVIGEGGSGGALGIGVADRLLMFEHSVYTVASPEACASILWRDAAKAPEAAAALRITGPDLRSLGVVDEVLPEPAGGNNWAPLQAGEVLREAIERHLNDLDRLSEQELRDQRYSKFRAMGRVLTVGSTENDLAV, encoded by the coding sequence ATGGCCCGTCGTCATCTGCTCGAATTCGAGAAGCCTCTGGTTGAACTGGAGCAGCAGATCGAGCAGATCCGCGAGCTGGCCCGCAGCTCTGAAGTGGATGTGAGCCAGCAGCTTCTGCAGCTGGAAACCCTGGCCGCCCGCCGCCGAGAGGAGATTTTCTCCAATCTCACACCGGCGCAGAAAATTCAGGTGGCGCGGCATCCCCATCGCCCCAGCACCCTGGATTACATCCAGATGTTCTGTGATGACTGGGTTGAGCTCCATGGCGATCGCCGCGGCAGCGATGATCAGGCGCTGGTGGGAGGCGTCGGTCGGATCGGTGACCGTTCCGTGCTGCTCTTGGGGCATCAGAAAGGGCGCGACACGAAAGAAAATGTCGCCCGCAACTTCGGCATGGCCACCCCTGGCGGCTATCGCAAAGCCTTGCGGCTGATGGATCACGCCGATCGCTTCCGCCTGCCAATTCTGTCGTTCATCGACACCCCTGGTGCCTATGCGGGGCTGCTGGCCGAGGAGCAGGGTCAGGGTGAGGCGATTGCTGTAAACCTGCGCGAAATGTTCCGGTTGAGGGTGCCCATCATCGCCACGGTGATTGGCGAAGGTGGTTCCGGTGGTGCCCTCGGGATTGGTGTAGCGGATCGTCTGCTGATGTTCGAGCACAGCGTCTACACCGTGGCCAGCCCGGAAGCCTGTGCCTCGATTCTCTGGCGTGATGCTGCAAAGGCTCCGGAAGCCGCCGCAGCTCTGCGGATCACTGGTCCGGATCTGCGCAGCCTGGGCGTCGTGGATGAAGTGCTGCCGGAGCCTGCTGGTGGCAACAACTGGGCTCCACTTCAGGCAGGCGAGGTGCTGCGAGAGGCCATTGAGCGCCATCTGAATGACCTCGACCGTCTGTCTGAACAGGAGCTGCGCGATCAGCGCTACAGCAAGTTCCGTGCCATGGGTCGCGTGTTGACCGTTGGCTCAACAGAAAACGATCTGGCTGTTTAA